In one window of Candidatus Effluviviaceae Genus V sp. DNA:
- a CDS encoding exopolysaccharide biosynthesis polyprenyl glycosylphosphotransferase yields MPERSTGPDAPLAASGRHDPRSDGRVRPRVDARLSCATARRRETVRSDWTVYFVDERFGYGTIEDYARGRSENPRVTRGVFYQRFLKRPFDFLASLVGLVLLSPVFLVIAILVKLDSPGPVFFRQIRVGKEGTEFWFYKFRSMVQDAERLKQELMHLNELEGPVFKISEDPRITRTGRFLRRTSLDELPQLINVLRGEMSLVGPRPPLPCEVENYESWQREKLSVLPGITCLWQISGRNHIGFTEWMRLDIEYIRRQSLGMDLKILLRTLPAVLSRKGAY; encoded by the coding sequence GTGCCGGAGCGCTCCACTGGACCGGACGCGCCCTTAGCAGCCAGCGGACGACATGATCCACGATCCGATGGCCGGGTGCGACCGAGAGTCGACGCCCGGCTTTCTTGTGCAACTGCCCGCCGGCGCGAGACCGTCAGGAGCGACTGGACCGTGTACTTCGTCGACGAGCGATTCGGGTACGGGACCATCGAGGACTACGCCAGGGGGCGGAGTGAGAACCCCCGCGTGACCCGCGGCGTGTTCTACCAGCGCTTTCTGAAGCGTCCGTTTGATTTTCTCGCCAGCCTCGTCGGACTCGTTCTGCTCTCGCCCGTCTTTCTCGTGATCGCCATCCTCGTCAAGCTGGACTCACCGGGGCCCGTCTTCTTCAGACAGATCCGCGTCGGCAAGGAAGGAACCGAGTTCTGGTTCTACAAGTTCCGCTCCATGGTCCAGGACGCCGAGCGCTTGAAGCAGGAGCTCATGCACCTGAACGAGCTCGAGGGGCCGGTCTTCAAGATCAGCGAGGACCCGAGGATCACCAGAACGGGACGCTTCCTGAGGCGGACCAGTCTCGACGAGCTGCCGCAGCTCATCAACGTGCTGAGGGGCGAGATGAGCCTCGTCGGCCCCCGGCCGCCGCTGCCGTGCGAGGTTGAGAACTACGAGAGCTGGCAGCGGGAGAAGCTCTCGGTCCTGCCGGGCATCACGTGCCTCTGGCAGATCAGCGGAAGAAACCACATCGGGTTCACCGAGTGGATGCGACTCGACATCGAGTACATCAGGCGGCAGTCGCTCGGCATGGACCTCAAGATCCTGCTCCGCACCTTGCCCGCCGTCCTCTCCCGGAAGGGGGCCTACTAG
- a CDS encoding DUF3108 domain-containing protein, whose translation MTRGTACALFMLVLLAAAAPVRGTQPALGPDGSLRAPPFGVGERMTFDLTYGFITAGKAVMSIPSTEVVSGYPCYHIVSIAESVPWFSTFFRVRDVAESHLDVRELVTRRFEKSLSEGDYRAHDLVLYDQERHIAVYPERDGRVVPLSLDAQDILTSLYYVRMMDLEVGTPVFIENHADKKNYPLRIDVLERDRISVPAGTFDCIVVEPVMRVAGLFRHKGSLRVWLTDDDRHVPVLMRSKVVIGSISAELTSYTPPQSWSGAVGEGP comes from the coding sequence ATGACACGCGGAACCGCATGCGCTCTGTTCATGCTTGTGTTGCTGGCGGCCGCCGCGCCGGTCCGGGGCACACAGCCTGCACTCGGTCCCGACGGGAGTCTGCGGGCGCCGCCGTTCGGCGTCGGCGAGCGGATGACGTTCGACCTGACCTACGGCTTCATCACGGCCGGCAAGGCGGTCATGTCGATACCGTCGACCGAGGTTGTGTCCGGCTACCCGTGCTACCACATCGTCTCGATCGCCGAGTCCGTGCCCTGGTTCTCCACGTTCTTTCGGGTCCGCGACGTCGCGGAGTCCCATCTCGATGTCCGGGAACTCGTCACGAGACGGTTCGAGAAGAGCCTGAGCGAGGGAGACTATCGGGCGCACGACCTCGTGCTCTACGACCAGGAACGGCACATCGCGGTCTACCCTGAGCGCGACGGAAGGGTCGTGCCGCTCTCGCTCGACGCGCAGGACATCCTGACCTCGCTCTACTACGTGCGCATGATGGACCTCGAGGTGGGCACGCCGGTCTTCATCGAGAACCACGCGGACAAGAAGAACTACCCGCTTCGCATCGACGTGCTCGAGCGCGACCGCATCAGTGTGCCGGCAGGCACGTTCGACTGCATCGTCGTCGAGCCCGTCATGCGCGTCGCCGGGCTCTTTCGGCACAAGGGCTCGCTGCGCGTGTGGTTGACCGACGACGACCGGCACGTCCCCGTGCTCATGCGGAGCAAGGTCGTGATCGGGTCGATCTCAGCGGAGCTGACATCGTACACGCCGCCTCAGAGCTGGAGCGGGGCGGTCGGGGAGGGACCATGA
- a CDS encoding HAD-IIIA family hydrolase has product MCSGVREEAVRRGTGGGRPAAFLDRDGTLSVERGYVTDPDDLSLEPSAAGAVRRLNEAGVAAVVVSNQACVAKGLLTEEGLAAVHDRLVELLAERGAVLDGAYYAPNYNDAAIPALERDLTWRKPGTGMVEAAVRDLGLDLASSAVFGDQPTDLGLARNLGIPGVLVRTGRGEVTEREDKGPVTHVSSDIGRAVDWFLSELGVRP; this is encoded by the coding sequence ATGTGCTCTGGGGTCCGGGAGGAAGCTGTGAGGCGTGGGACAGGCGGGGGACGTCCGGCGGCGTTTCTCGACCGCGACGGCACGCTGTCCGTTGAGCGGGGCTACGTGACCGATCCGGACGATCTGTCGCTCGAGCCGTCGGCCGCCGGCGCGGTCAGGCGGCTCAACGAGGCCGGCGTCGCCGCCGTCGTCGTGAGCAACCAGGCCTGCGTCGCGAAGGGGCTCCTGACCGAGGAGGGGCTCGCGGCCGTTCACGACCGGCTCGTCGAGCTGCTTGCCGAGAGAGGAGCGGTGCTCGACGGCGCCTACTACGCACCGAACTACAACGATGCCGCGATCCCGGCCCTCGAACGCGATCTCACCTGGAGGAAGCCCGGGACGGGGATGGTCGAGGCGGCCGTGAGGGACCTCGGCCTGGACCTCGCCTCGAGCGCCGTCTTCGGCGATCAGCCCACGGATCTCGGGCTCGCGCGCAACCTGGGTATCCCGGGCGTCCTGGTGCGGACCGGGCGGGGCGAGGTGACGGAACGCGAGGACAAGGGCCCTGTCACGCACGTGTCGTCGGACATCGGACGGGCGGTCGACTGGTTCCTGTCAGAACTCGGAGTGCGGCCATGA
- a CDS encoding glycosyltransferase, whose amino-acid sequence MQPLPDIICVSTNHWTGLPTSKQHLMSLLSRRVRVLYVDPPIDVFSALGRRRRWSKFRGLRKVANGLWVLSPLLVDNRSSRREAALRRLIRVIAGAADRLAIRRPVLWTFDPEHAVFVGTLGERLAVYQAADDPAAFSGDPAATAEGERRHIEAVDLVFAASELLTSERAWSGKARRLANAADASHFGRVLEWSGEAAPEDVLAAVRRAGPRPHDLPTDAPIVLYGGAAYEWFDEDLLAAVAERRPELRFVLVGPVCRRVASRRLPRNVLMLGRRSYDVFPRYVAAADCAVIPWRRGVFSEHADPIVLYELLLCGLPVVATPFPAARERGQLVRTADEVGAFAASLDAALERDGVREAVERIAFGLENTWEDRAQEAAYVIEALLEKREYRS is encoded by the coding sequence ATGCAGCCGCTTCCGGACATCATCTGCGTCTCGACCAATCACTGGACGGGGCTACCCACGAGCAAGCAGCACCTGATGTCGCTCCTGAGCCGGCGCGTCCGTGTGCTCTACGTCGACCCCCCGATCGACGTCTTCTCGGCGCTGGGGCGGCGCCGCCGCTGGTCGAAGTTCAGAGGACTCCGGAAGGTAGCGAACGGCCTGTGGGTGCTCTCGCCGCTCCTCGTCGACAACCGCTCATCGCGGCGCGAAGCGGCTCTGAGGAGGCTCATCCGCGTCATCGCCGGCGCGGCCGACCGGCTCGCCATCCGGCGGCCGGTGCTCTGGACGTTCGACCCGGAACACGCCGTCTTCGTCGGGACTCTCGGAGAGCGTCTGGCCGTCTACCAGGCGGCCGACGATCCGGCAGCCTTCTCCGGGGACCCGGCCGCCACCGCCGAGGGGGAGCGGCGGCACATCGAGGCCGTCGATCTCGTCTTCGCTGCGTCGGAGCTTCTGACGTCCGAGCGGGCGTGGTCGGGCAAGGCGCGCAGGCTCGCGAACGCGGCCGACGCATCCCACTTCGGGCGGGTCCTTGAGTGGTCCGGGGAAGCGGCTCCCGAGGACGTGCTCGCCGCCGTCCGGCGGGCAGGGCCGAGGCCGCACGATCTGCCGACCGATGCTCCGATCGTCCTCTACGGCGGCGCCGCGTACGAGTGGTTCGACGAGGACCTGCTGGCGGCCGTCGCCGAACGCCGCCCGGAGCTCCGCTTCGTTCTCGTCGGACCGGTCTGCCGGCGCGTCGCGTCACGGCGCCTTCCGCGCAACGTGTTGATGCTGGGGAGAAGAAGCTACGACGTGTTCCCGAGATACGTCGCGGCGGCAGACTGCGCCGTGATACCGTGGAGGCGGGGTGTCTTCTCGGAGCACGCGGACCCCATCGTGCTCTACGAACTCCTGTTGTGCGGCCTGCCCGTCGTCGCGACGCCGTTCCCCGCCGCCAGGGAGCGCGGACAGCTTGTCCGGACGGCGGACGAGGTAGGGGCGTTCGCGGCGTCGCTCGACGCGGCGCTTGAGCGAGACGGGGTGCGCGAGGCGGTCGAGAGGATCGCCTTCGGTCTCGAGAACACGTGGGAGGACCGTGCGCAGGAGGCGGCGTACGTGATCGAGGCGTTGCTTGAGAAGAGGGAGTACCGCAGCTGA
- the waaF gene encoding lipopolysaccharide heptosyltransferase II: protein MKEREFHPGSVRSILVLRLYFIGDVLLSTPVLAALRDTFTDARITVVLKRRAAEVLERNPDVDEVLLYDAVPGYHSPVWTARFGLGLRRRRFDLAVDLTGDFRSSWMLVAADPAYRVGFNHAGLGFLLDRSIPYRADGHVVDHLLKAAALVGAETDRTEPRIHLAEGELRTASDLAGGGGPYVAMAPGANNPLRRWPAERYGGLARRALESHGLRTIFVGSPTDRSLCSRAVSASDGTGVSLAGRTSLRTLAGLLGPARAFVGSDSGPLHIAAAVGTPVVGLYGPNTPDRFSPRGAPAEVVARRPPCSPCGQRRCTRDAGPCVEAISVDEVEAALDRLLARTKEH, encoded by the coding sequence GTGAAGGAACGCGAGTTCCATCCGGGATCGGTCCGTTCGATCCTCGTTCTCCGACTCTACTTCATCGGGGACGTCCTTCTGTCGACGCCCGTCCTGGCGGCGCTCCGGGACACGTTCACGGATGCGCGGATCACCGTCGTGCTGAAGAGAAGGGCGGCCGAGGTCCTCGAGCGGAATCCCGACGTCGACGAAGTGCTCCTCTACGATGCCGTGCCGGGCTACCACAGTCCCGTGTGGACCGCCCGCTTCGGACTCGGGCTCAGACGACGCCGCTTCGATCTCGCGGTCGACCTGACCGGGGACTTCAGAAGCTCGTGGATGCTCGTCGCGGCCGATCCGGCCTACCGCGTGGGGTTCAACCACGCCGGGCTGGGGTTCCTGCTCGACCGGAGCATCCCGTACAGGGCCGACGGCCACGTGGTCGATCATCTTCTCAAGGCCGCCGCGCTCGTCGGGGCCGAGACCGACCGGACCGAGCCCCGAATCCACCTCGCCGAGGGCGAGCTCCGGACGGCGAGCGATCTCGCCGGCGGCGGGGGACCGTACGTCGCGATGGCGCCGGGAGCGAACAACCCGCTCCGCCGATGGCCCGCGGAACGCTACGGCGGGCTGGCTCGGCGCGCGCTTGAGTCCCATGGCCTCCGGACGATCTTCGTCGGCTCGCCGACAGACCGATCCCTGTGCTCGCGGGCGGTGTCGGCGTCGGATGGGACCGGGGTGAGCCTCGCGGGACGGACCTCCCTCAGGACGCTCGCGGGACTCCTCGGCCCGGCGCGGGCGTTCGTGGGAAGCGACAGCGGACCGCTCCACATCGCCGCCGCGGTCGGCACGCCGGTGGTCGGTCTGTACGGTCCGAACACGCCCGACCGCTTCAGCCCCCGCGGCGCGCCGGCCGAGGTCGTCGCGCGCCGTCCGCCCTGCAGTCCGTGCGGCCAGCGGCGGTGCACGAGAGACGCGGGGCCCTGCGTGGAGGCGATATCCGTCGACGAGGTCGAAGCGGCGCTCGACAGGCTTCTGGCTCGAACCAAGGAGCACTGA